In Lolium rigidum isolate FL_2022 chromosome 3, APGP_CSIRO_Lrig_0.1, whole genome shotgun sequence, the genomic window CAGTTTGGTGTGGACTGTGGAATAGATTGATTGTTGATTAGTGGTGCTCATTTTACGCATTGGCCCAGTTTTTAGTACTTGCAAAGTTTTAAAGGGTTAACAAATTTGCTTGCTCCTGTTGGCTGTATTGTCTTTTGGGGTAAGCTAGTTTTGATTGCTTTATATGCTTTTTTGTAATATCTGCAAGCTTATTTTGGTCGATGGAGGCCTTAAAAGATTTTATATTAAGTGTGGCTTCTATTTACAAGCCCACAGACTAATGAGATTGTTGTATCTAATTATTCAGCAGGAGTGTATCGTGGTCTTGTTCAAAAATGAAGAGGGGAGGATGAGCTTATATGCATTCGTATCCTGGTTATTTTTTTCTTGCAACCAAATCTTCGTAAAGCAGTTTCTTTTCAATATATACTGAGAATCAATGTTTCTGCAGGTTGTGGGATCACCTCTCCTCAAATTTGCACCTTTATTCGCAGCCCAAAGCTGTCTTGACTAATGATGAAGCTAAAAACCCTGGCGGTACTGCTAGAGGATTCCCTGTACATAGTTCATCTAGCAATAAACGGACTAGTGGTGAATCTGAAGCTGAAACTCAGAAAACGACGAGAGTTCAGCAGAAAAGGGAGTAGGGAGGAATGGTTCGAGTGCAATTCCCCAAAACCGAAGTGTTGTATCTCCTGTTTCATATGCAGAGGAAAAAACTTATCCGATATTAGAGGCTGTAAGACAACCCTGTTCACCAGACAGGTGTCACCACAGAAAGAGAGGCAGAGAGGACGACACAGGGCCAGCCAAGGTCTCTAAGGCTCTCTCAGTCACATGGTCTAATTTTTCAAAACGCCTCCAAGTTCATGGAATGCCTTTTCTGGTGTTTTAGGTTATATGCAAGTCATATCATGAATCAGGTAGTCCCACATTAATATAACTAATATCTGGGCATATTAATCAGCAAGTCATATCATGTTCAGACCTATGCAGCCATTCATCTGTGGTGTCTACCGAGCACCAGATTCAGCAGTTAATGGCAGGTTATAGAAAGCGAAGCCTGACGTGAGAGTACCAGGTGCCGCAGCAGCATTAAGAGCTGCAGCTGAGGCTGCTGAAGATGTTCTCAAGGACAGATAATCTGAAAGCGAAGTGTCTTTGACCGAAATTCTGAAAGTGTCTTTGACAGATTGGGTTCATATACACAATGTTTTCAGGGAAAGGATaaaaaggttccaaagaagccagAGCCAAAGGAATCGATCTCTAAACGGCACATGCAACTATCCTCAGCATGGCAGGACCCGATACAATACAAAGCAATTAAGTAAATGGAGATCCAACAGGGTGGTTCGGGAGAAGCAAGAGAGGTTCACCTTCTCCACATGGGGACTTCCTGGTGGTGATGTTGAGCACCTTGGTGGGCATCCTGACGGGGCCCTTCACCTTCAGGCTCTTGTCCTTGGCTCCCTTAACCAGATCGGCGCAAACTGTCGGGACACAGAGCAAGCATGGTATCAGAGTCACGCGGAGAACTACCGAAACGAGAAACAGGACGAAGAATCCATGGCGGAGAGCGAACGAAGACGCCTACCCTTCTCGAGGTTCTTGACGCTCTTGGAGGAGAGGGTGATGCGGATCCTGTGCTGCGGATCCTGCGTGCCCTGGAACCCCTCCTTGCCGGCCTTCATCGGCGGGGCGTACGCGAGCTCGGTCGCCatggctgctggtggcggggaggaGGACGGCGGCGCTGCGCGGCGGGAGGGTATACGGGATTCGGCGGCGCTGGGAGGCGGGAGCGGCTAGGGTATGCGGGAGGATTCGTCGTCCGGTAAAAGGCTTTCTATCGGACCATTGCCAACCGTAGGATTGAAGCACGATGGATGTTGGATATTCAACAAGCCTCCTTGCTACTCTTTCCGTAAAATGGGAGACCTAATTGTtttcgttaattttgtttgcgtAACAGTATATACATAGATGCTTATAAGTTATATTCACCCCTATGAAAGTATGTAGACACATTCTAGAACTCTAAGCATGAATCCAAAAAACTGATTCGATGGATCTTGAGGTAGGCGAAGTGATTATTGACATCTTGCTATCGACGAGAACATCGTAGTCTACTAAAAATATTTCACTTTTATGAGATACCAAACTGTTAAATATGTGGTTTGAACTCTACTGAATTGGGGGTGTCACTGTctgcctaaccatccaaccataaGCATGTTTACCTTCTATCTCCTATTCTTACTCCTTTAACCATAAGCAGTTGATTAGATCTTATTGCATTTCCTATTAGGACGGCAAGCGGGGCTGAGTTCTAGGACGGGTGATTCTTCTTACCTACTTTAAGTCTTTAATCCAATACAGCACTAGATTGTTTTTCCCTCAATTTTTATTTTGTGGGATGCAAGTGGGATAGCTTGCATCCCGCAAAAGGTCGTCAATTTTTTTAAGCAAACTAAAACCTTTTTTAAGGAAACTAACAACTCTGGTAAAATCTCAAGCATGCAGATTTGCTTCCGTTAGTAGCAAAATATTCGTTTCCGACATTATTTAATGAGTTAAAGACACTGGACACCGAAGAGCTTGTATAGATGTGCAAAAGCCCCACAACTTTTAAAATGTGGTGTAGTCGCCAAAGAAATTGCCTCTAATGTGCAAATACCCCCCCCCCAACACACATACAGTGTAGTGCCTTTAACTTGTATTTTAGATTTATTTTTAGTATAAATCGGCAAAGGTCACACTATCAAGTGACACACCACATGTATGTCTATTTTGCAGAAACCCCTACTTTCTTAGAATTCGCGTGAAGGTGATTGATTCGGATAAAACTTAAAACAAagatgtcaaaatcaaatccccattGCCTTACAACCCTTCTCCTTTGGCTCGCTCATGTCGCTCCAACATGACTAGACGGCCATGCCAGCGGGCAGTAGGATGACCTCAAGTTGTTCAACGCCATCTGGAAGCAAACTTGTGAGACTTGATGcccgattattaatagatcggtggatttctcgcaaaaaaaaaaggatgacGGTGGAGGAGGCTCATTTAATGAACATATCCTCGAAGGCCTACAAGCATTTCTAAGTCCGCACCGGCAACCCTACAGAGTCTCTCCCTACATTGGCCCAAACACTAAATTGGCCCCAACAGTGAACCCCATCAGCTCAAAAACACCCACATAAGTTTGACATACCCCTTTGTTCTTTCCTAAACTTGGGGCCGGCTAGGGGTGCTCGGACACAGCCGGTCACGATCGCCATGTGGGAAGGCCCAACTTAGCATAGATCAGACCAAATCAACGAGGCCAAGAGAGGGGAAATCGTGAGACCCCTaaaaaatttcattcaatttctcTTGTATAAAATCCTAAAAAATAAACTAAATTCTAGTCATTTGTTTAATTTTAAGAGTTTAGTTTCTTCAATAATATGGGGGCCACCGATGTAGAAAGTCATCCTATTCCTATCTGTCCGGACATGTGTTCGGGCGCCCCAAAGCAGCCACCATTTGGGGTGGCAGACGCATTTTCAAAGTTGCGAGTGGAGATGTGCTCTAAACACTTTGTCTACCAATCCTAAAAAAAATCATCGGCCAACTTTTGAGAGAGAAAATCTGCATTCGAATTATCTTTtcgcataaaataaaaatatttcgtTCAGCTGGGTAGGGAATAAATTTCTGAAAAAAGGCAATTACTTCTTCCGCAAAAGAAGGAAAGAACCATATTTATTGTCTCTTGGGTAAGAAGAAGGAAGCAGATTTCGCTCTGAGGGAAAGGGAATAAGTCTCTGGAAATTTGCATCCTAAAATGATCTTGGAATAAATACATCCATTAAATGAGTTTTCTCAAGAATTTATAAAAGGAAAGTAAATCGCAACTCCTAAAAAAAAGGGGAAAAAAGACCAGCAGACAGGGGGAAGTGGGGCGCGGTTCGTGCAATCCCAAGGCGCTCCTCCCGTGCTGCGTGTCCAGCCCTGCCTATCCGCACGCCAGCCGCTCCTACACACGTCATACTACCCCACTGACATTGTAGGTCCATGTTACTGTTGGACCCACACTTCATAGAACAAGTCTGAACGACTCCCGGTGCCCCTAGAATTACGCATTCTGTTCAACGCTGCAACGGCTACTAATAAAGCCCAAAAGCCTGTGGGGCTCGGCGCCGTCATCCTCGCACGCACAGAGACAGGGCAAAAAAAAGGCAGGCGCGGCGCCTCTCTCCACTCCCAAATCTGCCGGCTGCGCTCGAGCGATCTACAGCAGCAGCCATGAACATCTTCAAGAAGAAGGTCGACCCCAAAGGTGCGGTTCAGTTCTTGGATTCGTCCTCTTGCTTTTGGTTCAGATGGGGATTTCTAGCGGGGTTCTACTCTCGCCTCGATTTCTTGATTTCTTCCCCTCTCGGCAGTCCCGCCGATTCGGTCTGATCTGCGGTGTCGGCTTCCAAGATTCGGTTCTTTCCGCGACCAGAAGGCGAGATCTTTTGGTGGATTTTTGCCTTCTTGAgccggagttttttttttttttgcccggATGGTTCCATAGGTAGGGTTCTAGGGTAACCTGGCGGCTGCGCATTTCGTGGATGTAAAGAGAAATCAAGAATATTTTAGGTGTCGGAATGGATAAACGACCTGATTCCATGGGTGTGAAAATTTGTGAATTAACAAACCGTGTGGAGTTTTGGTGTAGTGAACTAACGGCGTGATGCTTTTGTTGAGTGTGCAGAGGCTCTGAGGACTAGCAAGCGGGAGATGTCAGTCGCCACAAgaggtgagaacaacatcccctattcttttctttctcttcttccacCAACTTGTCTGAGCTACTGCACTAGGTTTGCATTGCTCCCGGGAATGGCTTAAAAGCTACCGATTCAACAATGTTATAGCAGACAGTGAAAATAGCTGAAACATCAGCTCCTGAAGAAAATGTAGGTGTCAATGTGCTAATTTCTCTCTTTTACATGTTTTAGGAGTCGAGCGAGAGATTGGCTCCCTGCAAATGGAGGTATGTACTCATAAGCGAAGGTCTTTTTCCTTCTATGAAAGGCAAACAATGGCCAGATTTAACAAAGTTGATTGGTTGGGCTGAATATCACAGAGTATGAGTATGATTTTTGACCTCTAGGGGTGCAAGTGATGGTAAGTTGCTAACTGCCATACTGGAGTAGAATAGAATGGATGTCAAGCTCCCACCACACACTAGAGGCAACACTGACTACATAGAGATTAGGTAGAGCTGCCACTGATGGTGTACAAAGGACATGAAAACACTCGCTTACTTACTTTGATGAAGAGCTGATATTATTGTATCATGCTTCTGTTGTGCAATGGACCAGACAGTAGGTTTGCTCCTCAGATGAGATAGAGTTAGCATGTGGTCATACTCATGGACAATGGGACTAAGCTGATAGTACCAGGAACAAGTTTTCTCAAAAATAATCACTATTATTTGTATTTTGATTCTTTGTTCAGCAATAAAGCAACAAATTACAAATCTGACCAGTGCCATATTGTAGTTGGTACTTCATTTTGGACCTTACACATCAGTGTATGTTTATCTTCTTCAAAAAAATGGCATTAGTTGTAAAGCAAATGAAAATTGTGCTGTATTTCCCCCCCTTTTTCTGTTTCTACAACTAAAACGCTTATACAAGCTCCTAGAGGCTGTGATGCCCTCTTATGCTGCCATAAGCTCATGCTCTAGGAATGCAAAACACCTCGGTCTAGCCCAGGAAGGTGTGATATACAGCAGCATCACTTTGCATCTTTAATTATAATTGGATCATTATGGTAGTTTCACTAACCACTCCGCAATGGCTTCTGTatactgtattgttttgtttccTAATGCCATAGTTGTACACATTCCAGGAGAAGAAGCTGGTTGCTGAGATTAAGAAGACTGCTAAGACTGGAAATGAAGTAAGTACCTTAAAATTTTGTGGAAGATCCGTAATCCCTAACAATGTTCTTCTTGATGTCTTACAACACATGTTGTGAATTGCTCTAGGCGGCAACCAAAATTCTAGCTCGGCAATTAGTCAGGCTtagacaacaaattgtcaatttaCAAGGTACACGGGCACAGATACGTGGAGTAGCTACTCACACACAGGTATGTAATCTTTCAGTTTGTCTCATGCAACTTCTGATCATGGACAACATACACTTACTACTGTGTCTGAACTATCTATTTGTCAAGGCAATGTATGCCGGAACTTCAATATCTGCTGGAATGAAAGGCGCAAGCAAAGCGATGGCAGCAATGAATAAGGTATGATGAAAGCCATGTTTGGTTGGCTGTTCTCAAACTATCAACCTTTTCCAATCTCTAATAAGTTTTACCTGTGAACTTATTTTTGAACTGTGTATCCTGAGAAGATTGCTAAATACCATTTTTTTTGTTTCAGCAAATGGAACCGCAAAAGCAGATGAAGGTCATGAGAGAATTCCAGAAGCAATCAACTCAACTGGACATGACGGTAAAAGCATTTCTAACGTGCTTTATTTGTTCACTGTGATGTTAGTTGTATCGCATTTTTATAGATTTTTATGAGTTGGACATGATGGTAATAAAATTACGCACATACATCATTTCTCTATTTTAGTGTTAAGTGCGGATTCTTAGGCATATCATATTATATAGATGTGTTTGTTGGTCATTCATTTCTGATATCTTAGTGATGGTGTTGCCTTCTGAAATAGTTACAGTAGAAGAATTGCTTTCAGAAAGGATACTGATTTTTTTTGTCAGATCTGGGACCATTCGTACAAATGTTTTAGAAGAAATGTTATAGCTGTCAGCAtcctgtgtttggatgcacagaATTTGGCCATGGAATTGGAATTTGGAGCCAATTGGCCCAATTCGACTGTTTGGATCGCCATAGAATTGAGGCCTGGAAACTTTGGGCCAATTCCGAGCCACCCCCGCGCGTGTACCGTTTCACTTGCAAAGTTTCCGAGCTCGGTACCTCGGAAAGGCGTGGAATCGCAACTCGTGCGTACCCCTTCGTCAACGCGTGACACATCGAGGATGCGAGGGCGTcgggagctcggcctcctccgccggccaGCGATGCGGGcgttcccggcggcggcggcgtctccggctcCGGTAGGCCACCCAATCTGCGTCGTCCTCTCCCCATCTATTCTCTCCTCTCCCaatctgcgccctcctcgtcctcagcGACCCCCCTAACCCTAGAACGGCGGTGGTTGGGAGGGGAACGACAGGGCGGCGGGCGGTGGCCTCTCCTTGGCCAGTAGGGgtggggcggcgggcggcgggctccCCGTGGCCAGTAGGGgtggggcggcgggcggcggcctcccCCTGGCCAGTAGGGGAACGACGGCAGGCAGGGAATGGTGGCGGGCGATGCCCTCTCCCTGGCCGGTAGGGtaacggcggcggtaggggaacGACGACGATGGTCGATAGGGGAACAACGGCGGTAGGGGACGACGACGGTAGGCCTCTTCTTGCCCTCCCTGCCTCTCTCCAATTCGATTCCATGATTGCGCATCCAAACAAGAAATTAGAATTGGTGCCAATTTTTGATTCCAACAGCAAATATCATGTACACCCAAACAACAGAATTGAAATGGAGACCATTTCCTTTCCATCTCAGATTTGGAATTttagtccaattcaattccacGGGCAAATtctgtgcatccaaacacagtcAAGATCCCTTTGTACAAATATTATCAACATCCCTTTGAAATTGTATTTTTTTTCTGGAAATTAAGATCATCACTATTTCAATGCAGCTCGAGATGATGTCTGATGCCATCGACGAAACACTAGACAAAGATGAGGCTGAAGAGGAAACAGAAGAGCTCACGAACCAGGTAAAATGCTAACTATATTCTGCTCCAGAGGGAATATCATAGAACTGTTCTCGTAAGTACGTGTTTCATGCCatttccaaaaagaaaagaaaaaagtatAAGGGCGAGTTTGGATCTATGGCCAAGATCTTGTGCTTGTTGATGGGGTTGCCACCGTTGGCAAAGCTAGCTTGGctaatacccccccccccccattatcATAGTATTGAGGCGTTCACTAATTCTTTCATGATATGTGATGCCCTTGATGCAGGTTCTGGATGAGATTGGAGTTGATGTGGCTTCTCAGGTAAATTATTCCTCAGCCTTCTTATTCTACTACACATGCAAGCGGTTGATTCTGAATGCTGATTTTGACGTGTTTAATATAATACAGCTCTCTTCCGCACCTAAAGGCCGCATTGGAGCTAGTAACAAGAAAGCCGAGAACAACCAAGCACGGTATACAATTAGTTCTTCCCCCACAATCATAGTTAAAATGTGCATGTAGACAGATGAGCAAATTGtgttatttttttgttttgggcCCTCCTGATGCAAATGTTGTGCTAGCAGGAATGTGGCTCCAGCGAGAAGTGTGACACCTGAATCAGATGCTGCTGAAGTTGATGACCTGGAGAGGAGACTGGCATCTCTTCGCCGCATCTGAAGCTGCTGAAATCTTCGCCGTATCTGAAGCTGCTGAAAGAAAGACCTGGAGAGGAGACTGGCAACTCTTCACCGCATCTGAAGCCGCTGAAAGAAAGATTATACCGTACCTTATATATGTAAATGTGTTTACTGATGGATTGTTTCCAAATGTGCTGGTAGCTTAATATTGTACACTGGAAAACAGGCTACAAGTGATGTAATAGAACCTGAATTTTCCATTCGGTGCTAACAGATTTCATGCATCTACAATAACCCAAATAGAAACTGTCGTTGTGTTGGTAATTGAATATGGCTTGATGAAATCATTTTAGAGCACTATTGTCGAGACTGGCTTTTCAGcctgggtgcatgtgaacccactttttcaaaAGTGCGTTTGTGATataaaaacatgttttaaaaatcgaaacacaaa contains:
- the LOC124699445 gene encoding vacuolar protein sorting-associated protein 2 homolog 2 — translated: MNIFKKKVDPKEALRTSKREMSVATRGVEREIGSLQMEEKKLVAEIKKTAKTGNEAATKILARQLVRLRQQIVNLQGTRAQIRGVATHTQAMYAGTSISAGMKGASKAMAAMNKQMEPQKQMKVMREFQKQSTQLDMTLEMMSDAIDETLDKDEAEEETEELTNQVLDEIGVDVASQLSSAPKGRIGASNKKAENNQARNVAPARSVTPESDAAEVDDLERRLASLRRI
- the LOC124699444 gene encoding 40S ribosomal protein S20-like, whose translation is MATELAYAPPMKAGKEGFQGTQDPQHRIRITLSSKSVKNLEKVCADLVKGAKDKSLKVKGPVRMPTKVLNITTRKSPCGEGTNTWDRFEMRVHKRVIDLVSSPDVVKQITSITIEPGVEVEVTISDQ